The Daucus carota subsp. sativus chromosome 2, DH1 v3.0, whole genome shotgun sequence genome includes a window with the following:
- the LOC108207322 gene encoding LOW QUALITY PROTEIN: cleavage and polyadenylation specificity factor subunit 1-like (The sequence of the model RefSeq protein was modified relative to this genomic sequence to represent the inferred CDS: deleted 2 bases in 1 codon): QLCDGPIVAFTILHNVYCNHGIIYVTQQGTLKICQLPSLLCYDNYWPVQKIPLKGTPHQVTYFAEKNLYPLIVSVPVVKPLNQVLSSLVDQEAGHQIEHDNFSSDGTYPVEEFEVRILEPEKSGGPWQIRGTIPMQSSENALTVRVVTLFNTTTRENETLLAIGTAYVQGEDVAGRGRVLLFSVERIAESSQTTISEVYSKELKGAISAVASLQGHLLIASGPKVILHKWTGSDLTGVAFYDAPPLYVVSLNIVKNFILLGDIHKSIYFLSWKEQGAQLTLLAKDFGSLDCFATEFLIDGSTLSLTVSDDQKNVQIFYYAPKMSESWKGQKLLSRAEFHVGAHVTKFLRLQMLPTPDRTNVAAVPDKTNRFALLFGTLDGSVGCIAPLDELTFRRLQSLQKKLVESVPHVAGMNPRSFRQFHSKGKAHRPGPDSIVDCELLCQ, translated from the exons CAGTTATGTGATGGACCTATTGTTGCCTTCACCATTCTGCACAATGTTTACTGTAATCATGGGATCATCTATGTTACACAACAG GGTACATTGAAAATTTGTCAACTTCCGTCTTTATTATGCTATGACAACTATTGGCCAGTACAAAAG ATTCCATTGAAGGGCACACCCCACCAGGTCACTTATTTTGCTGAGAAGAATTTGTACCCACTTATTGTATCAGTTCCA GTTGTTAAGCCATTAAATCAAGTCTTATCATCTTTGGTTGATCAAGAAGCTGGTCATCAGATTGAACATGATAATTTCTCTTCTGATGGAACCTACCCAGTAGAAGAATTTGAGGTTCGGATCCTGGAACCAGAGAAGTCTGGTGGTCCCTGGCAGATCAGGGGTACGATTCCCATGCAAAGCTCTGAAAATGCGTTAACTGTTCGCGTGGTTACTCTATTT AATACAACAACTAGAGAAAATGAAACACTTTTGGCCATTGGGACTGCCTATGTACAAGGGGAGGATGTTGCTGGACGAGGGCGTGTACTCCTGTTCTCTGTAGAGAGAATTGCTGAGAGTTCTCAGACTACG ATTTCCGAGGTTTACTCCAAGGAGTTGAAAGGTGCTATATCTGCCGTAGCTTCACTTCAAGGTCATCTGTTGATAGCTTCTGGTCCAAAGGTTATTTTACACAAGTGGACGGGTTCTGATCTGACCGGGGTCGCCTTCTACGATGCTCCCCCTCTTTATGTCGTGAGCTTAAATATT GTGAAGAATTTCATTCTTCTTGGGGATATTCACAAGAGCATTTACTTTCTCAGTTGGAAGGAACAGGGAGCTCAACTTACTTTATTGGCCAAAGATTTTGGCTCACTTGATTGTTTCGCA ACAGAATTTCTAATCGATGGGAGTACTCTTAGCTTAACAGTTTCAGATGATCAAAAGAACGTACAG ATATTCTATTATGCACCCAAGATGTCAGAGAGCTGGAAAGGACAAAAACTTCTTTCTCGAGCTGAGTTTCATGTTGGTGCTCATGTTACCAAGTTTCTGAGGTTGCAGATGCTTCCTACACCTGATCGAACCAATGTTGCTGCAGTCCCTGACAAGACAAATCGTTTCGCTCTTTTATTTGGGACTCTGGATGGCAGTGTCGGATGTATTGCACCTCTAGATGAATTAACATTTCGTAGACTTCAGTCCTTGCAAAAGAAACTTGTTGAATCTGTGCCACATGTTGCTGGAATGAATCCAAGATCTTTTCGTCAATTCCATTCGAAAGGAAAGGCTCACCGGCCTGGTCCAGACAGCATAGTTGACTGTGAACTTCTTTGTCAGTAA